In a genomic window of Comamonadaceae bacterium OTU4NAUVB1:
- the glnE gene encoding bifunctional [glutamate--ammonia ligase]-adenylyl-L-tyrosine phosphorylase/[glutamate--ammonia-ligase] adenylyltransferase translates to MTPSLSAGPDPAAPSPTGPSALSGHSRFVQRLRRRYAGELALLAEGAPRRAAMQATYDVLRARGDAAGVALRIVRQLVMERLVVLDCERQAPLDVVTDAVTDLAEFALDVACRESFAELDARHGAPIGANGERAQMWVVGMGKLGARELNVSSDIDLIYLYDQDGETAGGEGGRGRVSNHEYFAFAVKRIYALVGDTTEHGFVFRVDLALRPNGNSGPSVASVDALEEYLQVQGREWERFAWMKSRVVAPQSVIDDGSAQALRGVVLPFVFRRYLDYAVFDALRVLHRQIREQAARRAAGRPERANDVKLSRGGIREIEFTVQLLQVVRGGQFPELRTRPTLDALQRLARAGLMPQETADALAQAYVFLRRVEHRIQYLDDQQTHVLPVEDADVRWIASTLGYSDCCAFLAQLDAHREVVAQEFDRLLGGAPKCVGCNGGARAAPPPADLEDLMARLPAVFAARVERWRGNPRILALRDETRVRLRQLVQRTGEWIGTPAADEAIGEAAAAEGLARRGEAALRWADWIEPLLRRESYLALLVERPAVQARLLGLLAAARWPARYLLQHPGVIDELASDEMLEGRFDAVEFERELERRQASLRRTGEDDEERLLNLLRHAHHAEVFRTLARDVEGRITVEQVADDLSALADTVLRVTARWCWRHVRDPHRETPRFAIIGYGKLGGKELGYGSDLDIVFVHEDDDERASEVYAAYVRRLIKWLSVKTREGDLFEIDTALRPNGNSGLLVTSLAAYEKYQLGRGGNTAWTWEHQAMTRARCIGMSDAAGSDAAFGAELVAHFDRIREAVVTAPRDRAALRQEIVAMRAKVRAAHPVKAGRFDVKHSPGGMVDAEFAVQFLVLSHAHAHAELVPNVGNIALLRRAETAGLLPEGMGRRAGAAYRELRRIQHRARLNEEPTSVALPALAVERETMLALWKAVFESP, encoded by the coding sequence ATGACCCCCAGCCTCTCCGCGGGCCCCGATCCGGCAGCCCCTTCGCCCACGGGGCCTTCGGCCCTTTCGGGCCATTCCCGCTTCGTCCAGCGCCTGCGACGGCGCTATGCCGGCGAACTCGCCCTGCTGGCCGAGGGCGCGCCGCGCCGCGCCGCCATGCAGGCCACCTACGACGTGCTGCGCGCGCGCGGCGATGCCGCCGGCGTCGCCCTGCGCATCGTGCGCCAGCTGGTCATGGAGCGCCTGGTGGTGCTCGACTGCGAGCGTCAGGCGCCGCTGGACGTGGTCACCGACGCCGTCACCGACCTGGCCGAGTTCGCGCTCGACGTCGCCTGCCGCGAAAGCTTCGCGGAGCTCGACGCGCGCCATGGCGCCCCGATCGGCGCGAACGGCGAGCGCGCGCAGATGTGGGTCGTGGGCATGGGCAAGCTCGGCGCGCGCGAGCTCAACGTGTCCAGCGACATCGACCTGATCTACCTGTATGACCAGGACGGCGAGACCGCTGGCGGCGAGGGCGGGCGGGGCCGCGTCTCCAACCACGAGTACTTCGCCTTCGCGGTCAAGCGCATCTACGCGCTGGTGGGCGACACCACCGAGCACGGCTTCGTCTTCCGCGTCGACCTGGCGTTGCGGCCGAACGGCAACTCCGGGCCGAGCGTGGCCTCGGTCGACGCGCTGGAGGAGTACCTGCAGGTGCAAGGCCGCGAGTGGGAGCGCTTCGCCTGGATGAAGAGCCGCGTCGTGGCGCCGCAGTCGGTGATCGACGACGGCTCGGCGCAGGCGCTGCGCGGCGTGGTGCTGCCGTTCGTCTTCCGCCGCTACCTCGACTACGCCGTCTTCGATGCCCTGCGGGTGCTGCACCGCCAGATCCGCGAGCAGGCCGCGCGCCGTGCCGCCGGGCGGCCCGAGCGCGCCAACGACGTCAAGCTCTCGCGCGGCGGCATCCGCGAGATCGAGTTCACCGTGCAGCTGCTGCAGGTGGTGCGCGGCGGCCAGTTCCCCGAACTGCGCACCCGCCCCACGCTCGACGCCCTGCAGCGCCTGGCGCGCGCCGGCCTCATGCCGCAGGAGACGGCCGACGCGCTGGCGCAGGCCTATGTCTTCCTGCGTCGCGTCGAGCACCGCATCCAGTACCTCGACGACCAGCAGACCCACGTGCTGCCGGTGGAGGACGCCGACGTGCGCTGGATCGCCTCGACCCTGGGCTATTCCGACTGCTGCGCCTTCCTCGCGCAGCTCGATGCGCATCGCGAGGTGGTGGCCCAGGAGTTCGACCGACTGCTCGGCGGCGCGCCCAAATGCGTCGGCTGCAACGGCGGCGCGCGTGCCGCGCCGCCGCCGGCCGATCTCGAGGACCTGATGGCGCGCCTGCCGGCGGTCTTCGCCGCGCGCGTCGAGCGCTGGCGCGGCAACCCGCGCATCCTGGCACTGCGCGACGAGACGCGCGTGCGGTTGCGTCAACTGGTGCAGCGCACCGGCGAATGGATCGGGACGCCCGCCGCCGACGAGGCGATCGGCGAGGCCGCCGCCGCCGAGGGACTGGCCCGGCGCGGCGAGGCCGCCCTGCGCTGGGCCGACTGGATCGAGCCGCTGCTGCGCCGCGAGAGCTACCTGGCGCTGCTGGTGGAGCGCCCGGCCGTGCAAGCGCGCCTGCTGGGCCTGCTGGCGGCGGCGCGCTGGCCGGCGCGCTACCTGCTGCAGCACCCGGGCGTGATCGACGAGCTGGCCAGCGACGAGATGCTCGAAGGCCGCTTCGACGCCGTCGAGTTCGAGCGCGAACTGGAGCGGCGCCAGGCCTCCCTGCGCCGCACCGGCGAGGACGACGAGGAACGGCTGCTGAACCTGCTGCGCCATGCCCACCATGCCGAGGTGTTCCGCACGCTGGCGCGCGACGTCGAGGGCCGCATCACCGTCGAGCAGGTCGCCGACGACCTGAGCGCGCTGGCCGACACGGTGCTGCGCGTGACCGCGCGCTGGTGCTGGCGCCATGTGCGCGATCCGCACCGCGAGACCCCGCGGTTCGCGATCATCGGCTACGGGAAACTCGGCGGCAAGGAACTCGGCTATGGCAGCGATCTGGACATCGTCTTCGTCCACGAGGACGACGACGAGCGCGCCAGCGAGGTCTATGCGGCCTACGTGCGGCGTCTCATCAAGTGGCTGTCGGTGAAGACGCGCGAGGGCGATCTGTTCGAGATCGACACCGCGCTGCGTCCGAACGGCAACTCCGGGCTGCTGGTCACGAGCCTCGCGGCCTACGAGAAATACCAGCTCGGGCGTGGCGGCAACACCGCATGGACCTGGGAGCATCAGGCCATGACGCGCGCGCGCTGCATCGGCATGAGCGACGCGGCTGGCAGCGATGCCGCGTTCGGGGCGGAACTGGTCGCGCACTTCGACCGCATCCGGGAGGCGGTGGTCACCGCGCCGCGCGACCGGGCGGCCCTGCGCCAGGAGATCGTCGCCATGCGCGCCAAGGTGAGGGCGGCCCATCCCGTCAAGGCCGGCCGCTTCGACGTCAAGCACAGCCCCGGGGGCATGGTCGATGCCGAGTTCGCGGTGCAGTTCCTGGTGTTGTCGCACGCGCACGCGCACGCCGAACTGGTGCCCAACGTGGGCAACATCGCCTTGCTGCGCCGGGCCGAAACGGCGGGTCTGCTGCCCGAGGGCATGGGCCGTCGTGCCGGCGCGGCCTATCGCGAACTGCGACGCATCCAGCACCGCGCCCGCTTGAACGAGGAACCGACGTCGGTCGCGCTGCCGGCCCTCGCCGTCGAGCGCGAGACGATGCTCGCGTTGTGGAAGGCCGTGTTCGAAAGTCCGTGA
- a CDS encoding ferritin-like domain-containing protein — translation MLYPELFRQLESVRWDMDRDIPWDKFEGDKLSDEQAQTIKMNAITEWAALPATEMFLRDNRHDSDFSAFMSIWFFEEQKHSLVLMEYLKRFAPQHAPTEQELHDIRFDFDPAPPLETLMLHFCGEIRLNHWYRRAAEWHTEPVIKHIYTTLSQDEARHGGAYLRYMKRALEKFGDEARGAFTKVGVLMASARRTAQALHPTNLHVSKAHFPNDTIQSRMPDPDWLEHWLDHQIKFDAVWEQKVGERILHNLSLLMNRSFKTVQELNRYRKELASSLGPKPEYQGA, via the coding sequence ATGCTCTATCCGGAACTCTTCAGACAACTCGAATCCGTCCGCTGGGACATGGACCGCGACATTCCCTGGGACAAGTTCGAAGGCGACAAGCTTTCCGACGAACAGGCCCAGACCATCAAGATGAACGCCATCACCGAGTGGGCCGCCCTTCCGGCCACCGAGATGTTCCTTCGCGACAACCGCCATGACAGCGATTTCTCCGCCTTCATGTCGATCTGGTTCTTCGAGGAACAGAAGCATTCCCTGGTGCTGATGGAGTACCTCAAGCGCTTCGCCCCGCAGCACGCGCCCACCGAGCAGGAATTGCACGACATCCGCTTCGACTTCGATCCGGCGCCGCCGCTGGAGACATTGATGCTGCACTTCTGCGGCGAGATCCGTCTGAACCACTGGTATCGGCGCGCCGCCGAGTGGCACACCGAGCCGGTCATCAAGCACATCTACACCACGCTCAGCCAGGACGAGGCGCGCCACGGCGGCGCCTACCTGCGCTACATGAAGCGCGCGCTGGAGAAGTTCGGCGACGAGGCGCGCGGCGCGTTCACGAAGGTCGGCGTGCTGATGGCAAGCGCCCGGCGCACGGCGCAGGCCCTGCACCCGACCAACCTGCACGTGAGCAAGGCGCACTTCCCGAACGACACCATCCAGAGCCGCATGCCCGACCCGGACTGGCTGGAGCATTGGCTGGACCACCAGATCAAGTTTGACGCCGTCTGGGAACAGAAGGTCGGCGAGCGCATCCTGCACAACCTCAGCCTGCTGATGAACCGCAGCTTCAAGACCGTGCAGGAACTCAACCGCTATCGCAAGGAACTCGCGTCCTCGCTCGGGCCGAAGCCGGAATACCAGGGCGCCTGA
- the yajC gene encoding preprotein translocase subunit YajC: MFISSAFAQAAPAASTGGDLMSSLGSMLPLVLMFVVLYFVMIRPQMKRQKEARAMIEALAKGDEVATAGGLLGRITSLGDQYLGLEIANGVEIRVQRTAVVQVLPKGAIK; the protein is encoded by the coding sequence TTGTTCATTTCCTCTGCCTTCGCCCAGGCCGCGCCCGCTGCTTCCACCGGCGGCGATCTGATGTCCTCGCTCGGGAGCATGCTGCCCCTGGTGCTGATGTTCGTGGTGCTCTACTTCGTCATGATCCGCCCGCAGATGAAGCGTCAGAAGGAAGCCCGCGCCATGATCGAGGCGCTGGCCAAGGGCGACGAGGTGGCGACCGCCGGTGGCCTGCTCGGCCGCATCACGTCGCTGGGCGACCAGTACCTGGGTCTGGAGATCGCCAACGGCGTCGAGATCCGGGTGCAGCGCACCGCCGTGGTCCAGGTCCTGCCCAAGGGCGCGATCAAGTAA
- the secD gene encoding protein translocase subunit SecD: MNRYPVWKYAILVVVLLVGLVYALPNFFGEAPAVQVSAAKSVTKIDVATQARVEGLLKAGGLVPDLLTLDANSVRARFATPDEQLKARDVLQRGLVPDANDPAYVVALNLVPRSPAWLSALHAFPMYLGLDLRGGVDFLLQVDMKGAIDKKAESFASDLRTALRDKNIRGSAVSRNGQTVEVRLRDAASAEAARRLIQDQFPDLVVADTQDGASWLLAATIKPEAARRLQDGALKQNITTLHNRINELGVAEPVIQQQGLDRIVVQLPGVQDTAKAKDILGRTATLEMRLVDESAEGRAAETGAGPVPFGSEKFLDRQGRPVIVKKQVLVTGESLTDAQPGFDSQTQQPKVDLTMDAKGGRIMRDVSRENFRKRMAMLIFEKGKGEVLTAPSINGELGNRFQISGSMNVVEANDLALLLRAGSLAAPMEIIQERTIGPSLGADNISKGFHSVAYGFLAIMVFMCAYYALFGVFSSIALAVNLMLLVAILSMLQATLTLPGIAAMALAIGVAIDSNVLINERVREELRNGASPQAAIHAGYERAWGTILDSNVTTLIAGIALLAFGSGPVRGFAVVHCIGIVTSMFSAVFFSRGLVNLWYGGKKKLKSVSIGTVWRPKADGAAVAEAH, translated from the coding sequence ATGAACCGTTACCCGGTCTGGAAATACGCGATCCTCGTGGTCGTGCTGCTGGTGGGGCTCGTCTATGCCCTGCCCAATTTCTTCGGCGAGGCGCCTGCCGTCCAGGTCTCCGCGGCCAAGTCGGTCACCAAGATCGACGTCGCCACCCAGGCGCGCGTGGAGGGCCTGCTCAAGGCCGGTGGCCTCGTGCCCGACCTGCTGACGCTCGACGCGAACTCGGTGCGTGCCCGCTTCGCCACGCCGGACGAACAGCTCAAGGCGCGCGACGTGCTCCAGCGCGGCCTGGTGCCCGACGCGAACGATCCCGCCTACGTGGTCGCACTCAACCTCGTGCCGCGCTCGCCCGCCTGGCTGAGCGCGCTGCACGCCTTTCCGATGTACCTGGGCCTCGACCTGCGCGGCGGCGTCGACTTCCTGCTGCAGGTCGACATGAAGGGTGCCATCGACAAGAAGGCCGAGTCCTTCGCGAGCGACCTGCGCACGGCGCTGCGCGACAAGAACATCCGGGGCAGCGCCGTCAGCCGCAATGGCCAGACGGTCGAGGTGCGCCTGCGCGATGCCGCGAGCGCCGAAGCCGCTAGGCGGCTGATCCAGGACCAGTTTCCCGATCTCGTCGTCGCCGACACCCAGGACGGGGCCAGCTGGCTCCTCGCGGCCACCATCAAGCCCGAGGCGGCGCGCCGGCTGCAGGACGGCGCTCTCAAGCAGAACATCACGACGCTGCACAACCGCATCAACGAGCTCGGCGTGGCCGAGCCGGTGATCCAGCAACAGGGCCTCGACCGCATCGTGGTCCAGCTGCCGGGCGTGCAGGACACGGCCAAGGCCAAGGACATCCTGGGGCGCACGGCGACGCTGGAGATGCGCCTGGTCGACGAGAGCGCCGAGGGCCGGGCCGCCGAGACCGGTGCGGGGCCGGTCCCCTTCGGCTCGGAGAAGTTCCTCGACCGCCAGGGCCGCCCCGTGATCGTCAAGAAGCAGGTGCTGGTCACCGGCGAGAGCCTGACCGACGCGCAGCCGGGTTTCGACTCGCAGACCCAGCAGCCCAAGGTCGACCTGACGATGGACGCCAAGGGCGGCCGCATCATGCGCGATGTCAGCCGCGAGAACTTCAGGAAGCGCATGGCCATGCTGATCTTCGAGAAGGGCAAGGGCGAAGTGCTCACGGCGCCGTCGATCAACGGCGAACTGGGCAACCGTTTCCAGATCTCCGGCTCGATGAACGTCGTCGAGGCCAACGACCTCGCGCTGCTGCTGCGCGCCGGCTCGCTCGCCGCGCCCATGGAAATCATCCAGGAGCGCACCATCGGTCCGAGCCTGGGTGCCGACAACATCAGCAAGGGCTTCCACAGCGTGGCCTACGGCTTCCTGGCGATCATGGTCTTCATGTGCGCCTACTACGCCCTGTTCGGCGTGTTCTCCTCGATCGCGCTGGCCGTCAACCTGATGCTGCTGGTGGCCATCCTGTCGATGCTGCAGGCCACGCTCACGCTGCCCGGCATCGCGGCCATGGCGCTGGCCATCGGCGTGGCGATCGACTCCAACGTGCTCATCAACGAGCGCGTGCGCGAGGAGCTGCGCAACGGCGCCTCGCCGCAGGCGGCCATCCACGCCGGCTACGAGCGCGCCTGGGGCACCATCCTCGACTCCAACGTGACCACGCTGATCGCGGGCATCGCGCTGCTGGCCTTCGGCTCCGGCCCGGTGCGCGGCTTCGCGGTGGTGCACTGCATCGGCATCGTGACCTCGATGTTCTCGGCGGTGTTCTTCTCGCGTGGCCTGGTGAACCTCTGGTATGGCGGCAAGAAGAAGCTCAAGAGCGTGTCGATCGGCACGGTCTGGCGTCCCAAGGCCGACGGCGCCGCCGTGGCCGAGGCCCACTGA
- the secF gene encoding protein translocase subunit SecF has protein sequence MEFFRIHRTIPFMRHALVLNIVSFATFALAVFFLFHRGLHLSVEFTGGTVMEVAYQQSVDVGQVRETIGKLGYQEVQVQNYGTSRDVQIRLPVQKGQTSAQQSTQVMEALKAADASATLRGTEFVGPQVGEELTTNGLKALGMVVVGIMIYLAFRFEWKFAVATVLANLHDVVIILGFFAFFQWEFSLAVLAAVLAVLGYSVNESVVIFDRVRENFRRFRKLSTPEVIDSAITSTISRTIITHGSTQLVVLSMFFFGGPTLHYFALALTIGICFGIYSSCFVAAAIAMWLGIKREDLIKVAAKREGDPDDPNAGATV, from the coding sequence ATGGAATTCTTCCGCATCCACCGCACCATCCCGTTCATGCGCCATGCCCTGGTGCTGAACATCGTCTCGTTCGCCACCTTCGCGCTGGCCGTGTTCTTCCTGTTCCATCGCGGGCTGCACCTCTCGGTGGAGTTCACGGGCGGCACGGTGATGGAGGTCGCCTACCAGCAGTCGGTCGACGTCGGCCAGGTGCGCGAGACCATCGGCAAGCTCGGCTACCAGGAAGTCCAGGTGCAGAACTACGGCACCTCGCGCGACGTGCAGATCCGCCTGCCCGTGCAGAAGGGCCAGACCTCGGCCCAGCAGAGCACCCAGGTCATGGAAGCGCTCAAGGCGGCCGACGCGTCGGCCACGTTGCGCGGCACCGAGTTCGTCGGCCCGCAGGTGGGCGAGGAACTCACCACCAACGGCCTGAAGGCGCTGGGCATGGTGGTGGTGGGCATCATGATCTACCTGGCGTTCCGCTTCGAGTGGAAGTTCGCCGTCGCCACCGTGCTGGCCAACCTGCACGACGTGGTCATCATCCTGGGCTTCTTCGCCTTCTTCCAATGGGAGTTCTCGCTCGCGGTCTTGGCCGCGGTGCTGGCGGTCCTGGGCTATTCGGTCAACGAGTCGGTGGTGATCTTCGACCGGGTGCGCGAGAACTTCCGGCGCTTTCGCAAGCTCTCGACCCCGGAGGTGATCGACAGCGCTATCACCTCCACCATCAGCCGCACGATCATCACGCACGGCTCCACGCAGCTGGTGGTGCTGTCGATGTTCTTCTTCGGTGGTCCGACGCTGCACTATTTCGCGCTGGCCCTCACCATCGGCATCTGCTTCGGCATCTATTCGTCGTGCTTCGTCGCGGCGGCGATCGCGATGTGGCTGGGCATCAAGCGCGAGGACCTGATCAAGGTCGCCGCCAAGCGTGAAGGCGATCCGGACGATCCAAACGCGGGTGCCACCGTCTGA